Within the Mugil cephalus isolate CIBA_MC_2020 chromosome 1, CIBA_Mcephalus_1.1, whole genome shotgun sequence genome, the region ATTGTTCATAATCCTCCAGATTTTGTTAAAGGTCCTTGCATCTGCCACCaatgtcagggactccagctccaCCACAGAGCCTGCCTTCTGTATCACTTTGTCCAGCCTCGAGGTGCCcttaattacttaattacttaGTAGCTTAGTCACTTATCTACTCTCTCAAGTGAGTTACTTGTGTTCTTTCAAAAAGAGAAGGAAGTCAAGTCACTTTACAAGTCGCTCTATTTatatgacacatttaaaaacaacagaagttgACCCAAAGTGCTTTCCAGTCAGAGCAGATAAACATCTGCTTCCATACAAGTAAAACCCAATAATACAGAAGAACACAGTATGCACAGTATAacacctaacccccaatttgctcccCTGGCATGGCCTgcctgaggctgcagcccactgctccaactgtacacactactgtgtaaacaaatggatgggtcaaaaaTGCAGACAaggaatttccccatgaggaatcattaaggaaataataataattattattattggtgcAATAACAATCAAACACcaataaaaaccaaaccaacggtgatcaaataaaacataataatacaattataatacaataaaacataagACAGAACTAATCATAGGGCAACCACAGACCaaactaaaagagaaaaagtagcactttgaatgtgatttaaaacaTTCAATAGTGAGGTAGGACTTAAGGTGGGatggaaaaaatagaaatgaaaagattttaaaGTCAACTCTGGACTTCACAGGGAGCATTCAACAGTCAGCTGCATTTTGCACTAATTGCAGCCAAGAAGGGGTGGAATGAGTCAGACCTGTATACAATAAATGAAATTGATTGCTTGTTAAAATTCAGAGAGGAATGCAACGCGACCAGACTGGGTTTATTAAATCCAGATTAGCGTCCATTGCTTATTTTATATCATAGTGATCTAAAACCAAACTGGAGAGTTTCAGACATGTTGAAGGTGGTCAAATATGAGGAGATTTGGGAGAAGACAACTTTTTGCAGAGTCTTTGAAATGGTAAGGTGACTTGGAAAGGTAACTTGGACATGGGCCTGTAGTTATTGTAgtgttccatgtttttttttaaaaaaatgcagcatttcctctacaaatTACCGCCTGACCAACTTCTTTTGTGATTTTGCGCCAAAGTCTTGACTTAGAGActtttatgaatatttttgtttgtttgtttgtttgttttgttttctcttggaCCCTGTGACCCTTCCACTTCCAAGCTGTGCCATCTggctcctccctccattgttgtttacaagTGTAACTGCATGGTTTTACaagtgagttgtcctcatgctgaaaacatgaCTTGTGGCATACGTGACGTCACTCCCTGAGACCAAACAGaaggataaaatataaaatgggaaaaatagtaatgCACAATAACTTGGATGcctaactttaatctgattgcTGGTTAGGAAATAATAACGCGTTAGATTACTCGTTACTGGATAAGAgtagtcagattagagtaaccTGTTGCTTAGTAAGGCTTTACCGACATCACTGCTTATACCCATTGTTAAACTACTGTATAATATGTGCATACTTATCCACTTACTTTTATACCCACTGTTCCTCAAACTGTTGACCACGTACATAAAACGGCCACAAGAGGGCGACATTCTTTACTTGTTTGGGTTCAGTTTTGTGTAACTGGTCATTTAGTAATGTGAAGATAAacagttatattttttttcatatgttttaaCTATTTTCATGAatttccaaaaaagaaagactaaaTAAAGGCAACCAGCTCTAAGTTAAGTTATTGGGTAGTGTCCACAGAtgacaagtccagttgcctttgttctaactttatttttgaatacaaataaaccaacaaaatatacactaaagtacacataaaaaataaataaataatcatgtAAAGGTAATATAAATGTAGAAGTACAACGCACATACACCTACCACAGagcattcaaataaaactcataaAATTGTGTAAATAACAATCTCATACTGTGTTCTTCTGTTTAACTGCATACATTTGcctgaaaatatttgtgtttgtgcctggTATTTTTACAGTGCTGGAATTTATGCGGAGGATTTTAAATTGAGCAGTGTGATTATTGGTTTTTACTTCTTCAAATGTTGCTTTTTGAATGTGCTACAAATCTACTACATGGGCTCTTTGGCCACAACATGCGAGTACTGAAGGGTTTCTCCACTGTAATGCCACTGTTCCCTAACTGCCTGAGCACCAGTAAGGAGCCTAAAAACCACTAAGGACTCAGtgctgttgttcactgaagCCACACGTGAGGGAGTTGAAGGAAAAGCCTCTTGGCCTTAAGGCTTAAATGTGAACCCTTTCCACTTGGTTTGCATTAGTATTTATTGCCGATATTTGAAATTCTTCAAGATATTTAAATTCCTTGGACATTAAGTCCATGATGTTTAGGGAGATTATCAATGTGACTGACAGGAGGCTCATACACAACTTTAAGCTGCTCCTCTGTAGAAGCCCAGTCTTTGTTTAGCGTCTTGACCTCCTCAGTTATTGATCCTGGTTCTGGGCTTAGTGGGAAGGATGGGAATGGGATGAGAAGAAATATTGAGATTATTTGCTTTTACCCTAAATTAAATCATTCCATTCATCTCTTTAGTGGAGCAGCCAACAACTCAAACACCCCTGAAATGTTGAAACCCCTCAAAGTAGATGAGAGTTTGTAAGGACTCAAAGTGAAAGTTAGtttctgaaaatataaaattcagTTTTACTTGTTTATGTGCCATCATGCACTTTGACTCCGTGCACTTTGTGCTTACAAAAGTCAGAAAGAGGCTGCACAGATTTGTCTCACATAGGAGGTTTGCAAAGGAAAAGGCCTTTGCTGCTGATAAAGAACACTATAGTAAATCTACAGTTTGTCAATATACATATaggcaaaaactaaaaataatgtgtttggCTGGGGCAGACAAAAGGCAGTTTTTCAGGAGAAGAATCTTAACCAACTGTGAAGTGTGTTGTTGGAAGGATTCCCAGTTGAATCAGGAACTTGGTGGTTTACAGTGATTCATTTAACTATGAATTCGGCATCAAGAGAATTTGTCTGAAAGCTGAAGTTGAACCTGAGGTGGGCCTTTAAACAGGATGACATGCCTTAGCATACTGGCAAAAGAGTGACTCATATAGAAGAAATGGAGGCCTGATTTGGGTCTCACTGAAATATGGTGGGGGATTTGAAAGGAGAATATGTAcaaaaagatgaagatgttgaCTAAACCATCGATAATCCTAATTTTCCTTGTGGTTGTGGAGAACCTCATATTTATCAGTAGGCACTGTACCAAAGAGGATCAAATATTTGCTTATTTCCGTtaggtctttttttcttctcctttccacCAGATTATCCACATTTCCACAGTTGAAGAGTCATCGTTCAACAGGGAATTTATGCGTCACATAAAGATTTGTCTACACGACTATCTCAAAATGTACAATAAATGCAAGGACCTATTAAAACcacaatttttctttttgtttctgcagttaTTAGCTCCATTTAGTCCTCTCGTCAACTCGCACAAATCTGTTGTTGCTATTGGAGCTAAATTAATTTTAgttaaatacagtatattataaaCAGTGAGGCCTAGTTCCCTGAGTTCGCTTTGCTGAAACATGTCTTTAAagatcttcattttttttgtctttatgcaGTTCTGTGGGAGCCTTCAGGTGACACTGTTTTGTCAACATCGCACCTATTAAGCAACAGTGCAACGCAACAGAAAATGTCCAAGGCAGAGCCCACTGAAACTACTTCTGTAGCCAGcatgacatttacagattttcaCACCTGTGCATATATTAGGTATTCATGCAACAGAACGGTCCCACATGGAAGATAATGACTGTTTTGAAAAGTCACCATCTGCACTGGGCTTCAGCCAGTACTGGCTAAAGTGCTTTTCAGCCATCAGTCAAGCAAACTGTAGACTCTATACAACTGCAGGAATACTTAAAGCGTTAAAACTATGCAAGTGGGTGGTATAATGTAAGCTCTATGTTTATAGACGCCGTACCAGTCCTCTTTGTATCTAAACAAGACCTGCTGGTGGGTTTTGCTTTGTTTCACCTTGACTTTGCACTAACCCATATGCTGGGAAGCTTTTTAAGAAACACAAGACGTTATTGAAGACATTTTATAATCCAAGAAAGTCCTCAACCCTGGAGTATTTTTTGAGAACTAAGGGAGGTTTGTACTTGACAGCAATGATTGACTCTCCCCATTAGACAAGGGgaaaaatctgcaaaacacGAGGACTGGGTCTAGAAAAGTACTTAGTGAAAGGCAATTTAGgtaacaaaagacaaagactgCATGTATCATTGTCAGTGGTCcatttggtttgttgtttttcatgtaaataacaaaaagtaaACCCGGCCTTGTATTTCACTAAAGCTTTATCATATCCTCTTGTgctgagtgtttttcttttgcaaatgcattttatttaagtgCATGAACTGTTTATAAGAACAGTTTGCAGGCTCCGTGTTTACAGAGACACGAGAATTGGAAAGTTGATTAAATGGATAGAGCTTTGTCTTTCATAAGCAATGTTCCTTGATTTCTTACTACTTTATCCTGCTCAGAGAAGTAACATCTGGAAAAGATttgtctgaaaatgtatttttacatggAAACATCAGTGCCTCGTAATGCGTACCTTTCTACTTTTAACAGATGGCGTATATAGTCATTTCTTCTCCTGccgcatttcagaaaaaaacaaaaaacaaaaaaacaaacaactggaaACCAATCAgtcacatcattttatttttttcccccaaaatggAAAGTACGAAATAGATTAACACAATTACAAGAATTATTTTCTCACAGTATGAAAATTTGATTTAGAATTGCATACATCTACTGCATACATCACCCTATTATCATCCTACATCCAGCTGCATTGGTGCAGTCACGGTAAAAAGCAATGTGGTCCATCTGCAAATTCACACTGTGTGAGTGTCGGTGCAAAAGAGCAAATTGTGCACAGTGCAATACGGTGTTGTATAAATATACTGGAAAACgttctttaaaaacactttacttCCTCTATGTAGCATATACATAATAGGAGGgatataaacacaaatgaatggTTTACAACCCACAGTCATGTAGTTATACAGTTAAAAGGATTTATTAATGTGTCCGTGGAAACGTTCTGGGTtgtaaacacttgaaatattttcacatgtGCATACTTTAGTGGACTTCATAGCAATGGTGACAAATATGACAAAcgtttcttgttttcttttattagaaTGTGTGTCACAATGGAGCTGTCTAAAGGTGCCTAGTCTACACAGACTTGACTGAATTCACAGAAGATCAGGCTGTTAAATGCGAATGAAAGCGCCCTGAGCGCTGAGCACGTCGGGACAAATTGAGGATGGTGTTACTTTGCCACAAACCACAGCAGAGGAAGGTTTTAGAGttaaaaaatgtgagaaaaaaataatcttttcatCACATGTACAGTTTGTTCTCATGGTCCATGTGCAATACATTAGGATTCATTTAACGTGCTGATTTCGGTTATACGTTGCCGTTTCTTTGCAACTTTTCAACCCTCATTGAAAGTAAACATTTAGGCTATTTTTTCAGAACTTCTGGCATTGCCGCTCAGATTCCTTGTCTGCAAAATGTTCAAAAGAGCAGGTGGATAATAAACACGCTTGATTTTGACACAAATGTCCAAGGCTCATTAGAACAAAAACCAGAGTCTGTTGTGCAACTTCAGAGTGAGCGCATCATTTAAACAGAATAGTGTGCAACATTCAAGCCTCATCTCCGCAAAGTGGAAGATACTGAGTCTGATTTAGGTGCTGCTTGTCGCTCCGGTATGGGCTTGCATCCAAGGTGACGAATTAATTTGTCTTTCAGTACAGCTAAATATGCCAAGAAATTGTGCCTTCTGTTGGCACTGACATTGCAACGCTCCGGAGAGTCTGTGCACTTGAGATGCAGCCTTTCCACAGTTCATTAACCCTTCACTTGACTTATGTTAACATTTCCTTCTGTCCGTTTCTGTCCCCGCCGACCCCAAGGTCCGCCTCAGCTCTCAGCTGCTCCAGGTCCTCCTCAGAGCTGCAACCGCTGTGCTGCATCCTGCGGGAGAAAATCTTGCGACGTGACTGGGAGCTGAGGTCGAGCAGATCAAAGGAATCTGAGGACAAGAGGCTGTCCTCGCTCACCACACTCGAGGGACGGCTGTGGCGGCCCTCGAGGTCCCCCGTGGCgcagaggagctgctggaggccCTCTGGGAATACCGCTGGGCTCGAATAAGGAGACGAGCGGTGGCTGTCGGGAAGGTCCAGGCTACGAGAGAACTTGCCGTTGCGTTTCAGAATACCTTTCCGTCTCCTCACCGCCTCCGTGCGCATGGTGGGACTATCTTCTGCTGCTGGGAGACAAGTGTGCGCTTTGTGGGAGATTGATTCAGCTTCCTCACTTTCTTTACCTCCCCTTCTTTCTGAGGGTGAGCCATAATCCGACTCCCCACCATACAGGTTCTTTAGTATCCCCTTCTTGGGCATTTTTGATGAGGGCTGACTGAATGTAGATGGATGTGGAAGGCAGGTGGACAAGACATCAACGTGCACGTGAGTGGGTGTATGTGTCTGGGAGGGAGAGTTTTCCTTAGGAGGGCTGTGAAAGACTGAATCTAAACTTCTCTGGTGTTTTAGAATGCCTTTGGGTTTCTTTCTTTCGACGGAGGAAGTTGAAGAACTTGCAGTGGAGGACACAGCTGTCGCACTAACGCCGCCACATGCTCCCGCAGTCTGGGGAATTATATTTTCCTTGCGCGACTTCTTGAGACTTGAGATTCCTGCACGtagccttcctcctcctccacattcgCTCTTCAGGGGTAAAGTGAAGTAAAAGGAGTTTGGAGCgagttgaggaggaggacaggagtcTGAGGACGGGCAGCTTGGGTCAACAGTCATGCTGCTAGCTGCAGCGACCCGATTCTGCCAGTCGATGTAGCGAGCCAGAAGTGGCGAGGGGCATTCTGGGTGTGGAGATGACGGGCAGTCGCACACACTCTCTTCATAACCCCAGTTTACCCACCAATGGTTGGCCACGTCCTCTATCGTGGCCCTCTCGTCCGCACGGACTGTCAACAGCCAGTCAATAAGAGCACAGGCGTCTGGAGGGAGCAGAGtcaacagttattttttatcagCCGAGCGGATACACACAGTGTAACTAACAAGCAGAGCCATCAAAAGTAGAAGTATGCATTTAAATACAATGATGATGACATTGTAGGGGTTTACCTGAGGGAGGGTTGGGTCTGCGATAGCGACCTTGGCTGATCTGCTCTGTGAGCTTGGTGTGACTGGCCCCATCAAATGGCATGCTGCTGTACACCAGGGCATACAGCAACACCCCCAGTGCCCAGCAGTCCACCTAGCACATAGAAGAACACATAATAAAGACACACAGTTTTACTTTCTTCTAAAACATTACATAAAGTTTCATCTAAAAAATGGACTAATTAAGGACTAATAGTGTCAACCATCtacttttatttgaaacaacCTTCTTCTTTACCAGAATCTGGCACCTACATTACCCAAAATGCAACATCGCCATCAGCTGTACAACCAGAGATTTAGTGCTAACttaatgctgtttttcttccagtAAAGTAACCTAAAATCTCTAATGTTTGAacacagtgaaattaaaaaaacagtgacCCACCTCTGGCCCCTGGTATGGCAACCCTTTCACTATCTCTGGTGCAGCGTAGAGTGGACTTCCACAGTAGGTCTGCAGCAGAGTGCCCCGCTTGAAATTATTTGACAGGCCAAAGTCGGCCAgctgcaaagagagagagaatgaggaggTTTTGGTGAAAAGTATTTGTATTCCTTCCTGAGCTAATGTTGTACTGTTCCATGGCGTAGTTCCTGAGCCCTTTTAAAACAGTATTCAGTACAGTACGTCACATTTATGTGatgatatacaccgatcagccacaaatTAAAAACCCTGACAGgagaataacactgaccatcctgtgacaattcaatgctatgtaccacccacctaaaccagaccagacacccccgttagcaatgacactgcttgatggcagcagccatccccagcaggacgcagcctgacacagccacgtccattccctgatgagtcagaacGATTTTGTATGCACAAGTGAGACCCACAccatattaggaagatggtcataatgttatgcctgatcggtgtgtccATCCGCACACTAAAAACCCACAGACCTCCATCCAGACTTCTGTCTGCTTCAGCCCTCCAACTTCAAAACACAGTGGAGTAATCGTTTAACACTGAACCCCCCCATAAATTTCATTCACTTCAGCGCTCGCGCTCATCCTCACGCAATCCACATTCTTCTCGTGTGAGTGTGCGCTGCAAACATTCAGTCATGTGGCAAAAGCACAATAATTCAAAGCCCTTCCTTTTAAAGGACCCAAAAATAGGTTTGCTGAGCATCTGCCAATGTAAGTGTGgctgaggaaggagagaggggccAAAAACACCAGGCTGCTCGCGCCCACGTAACGGAACAATCACTCAACCGGAGGCCCGCGAGAGCCATGCACAGACACGCTGTGCCTCCTCTCTATCTGAAGAGATTATTAACATGCACACCAGCTCACTATCAGCTACTGTGGTGTTAAAAATATTTGACGGCTTCGTTTCCACGgtgcagaggaagaggggaaCCGAGGGGCACATACAAGAAATTGCGCTGTTGTTATACATGTAGAAGAAATGTATAGATTGAGTTGTGCAGTTTTGTGCGGCTTTGTTTTGCACGTgctactgtgtgtttgtgtgtgtgtagaaagaCACATTCCAAATGTGGAATGCTTGTATAAGTATCGTTCCTCTAAACAATCTACTGTACACGGGCCTGGGAATGACACGGACTGTTATGACAAGCCACTGTCTACACAGGCTGCTGCTTACTGGCAAAAGCTCtagctgtttcattttttttttgagggtcTGGATATAATATAATTGGAAGGAAAGTAAAATTCCGTCTGGCTTTTCAATAAAGCCACGTGTGGAA harbors:
- the LOC124997761 gene encoding NUAK family SNF1-like kinase 1, whose protein sequence is MGRREADSRGAMNKSDRSELGCLQDAESSSHRGGAQSPRTDSRHPCGNDKQRGHEHMEAMGRAPMEVKKHQHKHNLKHRYEVMETLGKGTYGKVKKAVERVSLKTVAIKSIRKERITDDLDRIHIQREIEITSSLRHSNIIRFHEVFESRDKIVIVMEYASRGELYDYIQERRRLPETEARSIFRQITSAVHYCHKTGVVHRDLKLENILLDQDLNVKLADFGLSNNFKRGTLLQTYCGSPLYAAPEIVKGLPYQGPEVDCWALGVLLYALVYSSMPFDGASHTKLTEQISQGRYRRPNPPSDACALIDWLLTVRADERATIEDVANHWWVNWGYEESVCDCPSSPHPECPSPLLARYIDWQNRVAAASSMTVDPSCPSSDSCPPPQLAPNSFYFTLPLKSECGGGGRLRAGISSLKKSRKENIIPQTAGACGGVSATAVSSTASSSTSSVERKKPKGILKHQRSLDSVFHSPPKENSPSQTHTPTHVHVDVLSTCLPHPSTFSQPSSKMPKKGILKNLYGGESDYGSPSERRGGKESEEAESISHKAHTCLPAAEDSPTMRTEAVRRRKGILKRNGKFSRSLDLPDSHRSSPYSSPAVFPEGLQQLLCATGDLEGRHSRPSSVVSEDSLLSSDSFDLLDLSSQSRRKIFSRRMQHSGCSSEEDLEQLRAEADLGVGGDRNGQKEMLT